The DNA window CGCCAACACCGTTCGGGTGGTGCTCGCCACCGGCGACCTGTGGACCAAGAACAGCGCCACCGATGTGGCGAACGTCGTCGCCCAGTGCAAGGCGAACCGCCTGATCTGTGTGCTGGAGGCGCACGACACCACGGGTTACGGCGAGCAGAGCGGCGCCATCACCCTCTCCAAGGCCGCGGACTACTGGATCAGCATCCAGAGCGCCCTGACCGGCCAGGAGAACTACATCATCATCAACATCGGCAATGAGCCGTACGGCAACAACAACACCTCCGGCTGGACCGCCGACACCACGGCCGCCATCAAGAAGATGCGCAACGCCGGTTTCCACCACACCCTGATGGTCGACGCCCCCAACTGGGGTCAGGACTGGTCCGGCACCATGCGGGACAACGCCAAGACCGTCTTCGCCGCCGACGCGGACGCCAACACGGTCTTCTCCATCCACATGTACGGCGTGTACACCAACGCCAGCCTCGTCAGCAACTACCTCAACAGCTTTGTCTCCGCCAAACTCCCCATCGTGGTCGGCGAGTTCGGCAATATGCACAGCGACGGTGACCCGGACGAGGACTCGATCATGTCCTACGCCCAGTCGCTGAAGCTCGGCTACCTGGGCTGGTCCTGGAGCGGCAACGGCGGCGGCGTCGAGTACCTCGACATGGTGACCAACTTCAACGCCTCCCAGCTCACCAGCTGGGGCCAGCGCATCTTCAACGGCGCCAACGGCATCAAGTCCACCGCCAAGGAGGCTACGGTCTACTCCGGCGGCGGCACCACCGGTGGTACCACCTCCGGCACCACCTCCGGCACCACCTCCGGTACCACGGCGGGCACCACCAACGGCGGGACCACGGCCGGGACCACCACCGGTGGCACCACCTCCGGCACCACGGCCGGTACGACGACCGGTGGCACCACGGCCGGTACGACCACCGGTGGCAGCACCACGGGCGGCAACGGCAACAACGCCGGCTGCACCGCCACCTACTCGCCCAACTCCTGGAACGACGGCTTCACCGCCGACGTGACGGTCAAGGCGGGCAACACGGCCATCAAGTCCTGGAAGGTCACCTGGACCTTCAGCGGCAACCAGAAGGTCACCTCCTCCTGGAACGCCAATGTGACCCAGAGCGGCACCTCGGTGACCGCGACCAACATGAGCTACAACGGCTCGGTGGCCGCCAACGGCACCACGTCGTTCGGCTTCCAGGGCACCTACAGCGGCACCAACAGCACCCCCACGCTCACCTGCACCGCGAGCTGATCCCACGCACCACTCGCACCACCAGGGGCCCGTCCCGCCGCATCCGCGGCGGGGCGGGCCCCTGCCGTTGCGCATGGTTCGGGCCCCTGCGGGCAGACGCAGGCCCGCACCGGGTTTGCGCTAACGTTGCCGAGTCTTGTGCTTACCGGGGAACTGAGCAGGGGGCAGGCATGGATCAGCAGCTGCATGTGGACCTGGAATGCCTCCAGGAGTGCTGGGACGAACTCGCCAAGGTCGCCGGCCGCCTCGACCCCCTGATGGACGATCTGCACCGAGGCTTCCGCCAGGTCGGCGAGGAGTGGAGCGGCGCCGCCTCCGAGCGGTTCGCGCAGTACTTCCAGGAGTGGTACAGCAGTTCGGACCTGCTGCTGCGCTCGCTCCAGCACCTGCGCAGCGTGCTGGGCACCGCCCACTTCAACTACAGCGCGGCCCGGGACGCCAATCTGCGGATGTGGTGCGCCGAGTGACCCCGGTGTCCAGACTGGCTCCGGTCCGTGTCGACCCCGAGGTCCTCTACCGTGCCGCCACCCGGATCGCCGCCGGCCAGGCCGACATCCACGACGGCTGCTGCCTGCTGACGGGCCGTCTCCAACCGACGGCCGGGATGGCGGCGGGGCAGCACGCCGCCTGCTTCGCCGAGGCATACGACCAGGCGGTGGCGGCCGTCCTGAACGCCCTCCGCAGCGTGGTGGACGCGCTGGGGCTGATGTCCCACTGCCTCACCGCGACCGCCAACAACCTGGTGCTGGCCGACCACTCCAGCCATGCCACCACGCCGCATGCCCACCCCGACACCCGTTCGCTGCACGACACGGTCGCGGCGCCGCGCTATCGGATGCCGCTGACCGCCGGGGGCCCGGGACTGCCGAGGATTCCGGCGTTGGAGGACGCCGCCTACGCCTGGCGGAAGCTCACCGAGGCGCTGACCGAGGCCGGCGGGATGATGAACGTCTCGCTCTGGCCGCTGTACGGCGACGCCCACGGCCCGGAGTTGGACGCCGTGCACCACCACTGGTCGACCCTCTGGCGGGGGCCCGACCACGAGCGGTCGCTGCTCTCGGCCGCGGCGGTGGCCTGCGGGCGGCTGGGCTCTGCGTGCCTGGACGTGGCCGCCGCCATGGCGGAGGACCTTGGCGACCCGGGTTCGTCCGCCGTGTCGGCTGCCGCGCTGCCCGCCGCCGGGCTGCTGCGGGACCTCCCGTCCCTGCTCCGGCGCGCCGTGGACCGGGTGCCGCAGCTCCGGGTCCATCAGGCGGAGACCCGGCCCTGCCCCCGGGTACCGGAGACCGGGCCGCTGCCGGCGGCGGCCTGGTCTCCGCCGCGCCGCCGGGCTCCGGTCTCGGCGGTCGGCCTGGACAGGCAGCAGGTCGCCCGGCTGACCGGTGGCCGGGTGTCCGGCGGTGTCCCGGCGCATGTCGATGTGATCGGCGCGGATGGGGAGTTCGTCCTGGTGGCCGACTCGCCCAGGGTGCTCGGCGCCAAGGAGCTGGAGGCGGCGCTGCACGGGCTCAGGGAGGCGGCGGGACGCTGGGAGGTCCCGGCGCTCGCCTACTTCCCGCACGGCACGGGCCCGGACACCCTGGCGCTCGCGCGCGCCGTGCTGGGTGAGCGGGGGGTCCGTCTCTTCGGGTGAGGTTGGCCGGGCCGGGGGCGTCAGCGTCCGAGGTAGGGAGCGAGGGTTGCCGCGACGCCGGGCCTGGACACCCTGGCGTTCGCGCGCGCCGTGCTGGGTGAGCAGGGGGTCGTTTCCTTTGCGTGGCCGGCCCCGGGGGTGTCACTGTCCCAGGTGGGGCGCGAGTGTCGCCGCGACGCCGGGGCAGCGCAGGTAGTTCCTGGCGTAGTGGAAGCCGAAGCCGCTGTGGATGGTGTCGGTCAGGTCCAGGGCGATCCCGTCGAAGGCCCTGGCGAGCAGCGGCGGGATCGCCACCGGGTCGCCGGGGTCGGCGATGTTCACCCAGCGGGCGACGTTCGGCGGACGGGTACCCCGGTCGGCGAGCGGGCCGGGCAGCAGCCGTTCGAAGACCGCGCCGGGCAGTGCCAGCGGTGAGCCCAGGGTGACCAGCAGCTCCACCTTCAGCTCGGGGTGGGCGTGCAGGGCCTCGTAGGTGACGACCGTGCCGAGCGAGTGCGCCACCACCACGGTCGGCCGGTGGTCGCGGATGCGGGACGCCACCTCCTCGCGTGCGTTTGTACGGGCCGGGCCGTCGGGGGTCCGCAGATAGGCGGCGACCTCGCGGAAGAAGACCCTGACGAAGAGGCGGGTGAGCCGCCCGTTGAGGCTGAACTTCTCGGCCACCCACCCGGCCGTGTGCCGCAGCGGCAGGGTCAGCGCGCCCTGGGCCACCGCAGCGGGGGCGCCCAGTTCCGCCAGCCAGTCGGCGTACAGCCGCGCCTCCAGCGGGTCCTGCCAGTCGTCGTCCCCGTCGTCCCCGTCGTCCCCGTCGTCGCCGTCGTCGCCCTGGGCTGCCTGACGTCGGGTCAGGTGCGGGGCGTAGTAGGCCATCGCCACATCGAAGCGGTCGGGGTCGGTCCCGAGCCCGGCGGCGAGGTCGCGGGCCCAGTCGGCGGAGTAGGCGGCGCACACCTCGGCGGGGGTGCGGCGGGGGTCGTGGCAGCCGACGCCGTGCACGGCCACCACCGGCAGCGGTGCGGAGCGTGGATCTGTCATGCGGGGTCTCCCTGAGTACGGGGCGGGGTGAGGGCGATGACCTCGTGGCCCATGCCGGCCACGGTGGTGCCGTCGGCGGCCACGGCGACGCAGGTGAGGTCGTCGGGCAGGACGAGGGTGCCGAGCGGGGCGCCGGTGGCCAGGTCCCAGGCGCGGGCGGTCCGGTCGCTTCCGGTGGTGACGGCGGTGGGGCAGCCGTCCACAGTGAGCGCGGCGACGGCGGTGACCGCCGCGCTGTGGCCGTGCAGCAGGTGCAGCTGCTCGCCGGTGGCCAGGTCCCACACCCGGGCGGTCCGGTCGCTTCCGGCGGTGACGGCGGTGGGGCGGCCGTTCACGGTGAGGGTGGTCACGGCGGTGACCGCCGCGCTGTGCCCGTGCAGGGTGCGCAGCAGCGTGCCGTCGGTGAGGTCCCACACCGAGGCCACCCGCTGGTTGCCGGCGGTGACGGCGGTGGGGCGGCCGTCCACGGTGAGGGCGGCGACGGCGGTGACGGCCGCGCTGTGGCCGTGCAGGGTGCGCAGCAGGGTGCCGGTGGTGAGGTCCCAGACCCGGGCGGTGGCGTCGTGTCCGGCGGTGACGGCCAGTGGGGTGCTGCCGGGTGGGTCGAGTACGGCGACCTGGGTGACCCGGTCGCGGTGGCCGGTGAGGGTGTGCAGGCAGTGGCCGGTGGTGAGGTCCCAGACCCGGCCGGTGCCGTCGTTGCCGACGGTGACCGCCGCCGGGACGCCGCCCAGCAGCAGCACCGCCGCGTCCCGGACGCCCAGCGTGTGGCCGTGCAGGGTGCGCAGCAGGGTGCCGGTGGTGAGGTCCCAGACCCGGGCGGTGGCGTCGTGTCCGGCGGTGACGGCCAGTGGGGTGCTGCCGGGTGGGTCGAGTACGGCGACCTGGGTGACCCGGTCGCGGTGGCCGGTGAGGGTGTGCAGGCAGTGGCCGGTGGTGAGGTCCCAGACCCGGCCGGTGTGGTCGTCGCTGACGGTGACCGCCGCCGGGGCGCCGCCGAGGGAGAATGCGGCCACCGAGGCCACCCGGCCGTGGTGGCCGCCGCGATCGGAGACGGCGGCGTCGGTGCGGAGGCTCCAGATCCGGGCGGTGCCGTCCCGGCTGGCGGTGACCGCCGTCGGCCGTCCTTCCAGGTCGACCACGGCGACGGCGGAGATCCCGGCCGTGTGCCCGGCGAGGAGCTGCCGGGTCTGGCCGGTCGTCAGGCCCCGGACCGCAGCGGTCCCGTCGTCCCCGGTGGTCAGCGCGGCCGGTCCGCCGTCGACCGAGTCGAGAGCGGGGAGGGCGGCGACATCGGTGAACCGCTGCCCCGCCCCGGTCGGCAGCCGGGTGAGACGGCCGGCGGGCGGGTCCCAGAGCGAGGCCGAGCCGTCGTAGCCGACGGTGACCACCAGCGGCCGGCCGTCCCGGTGGACGACGGCTGCCGCCTGGACCGCGTGCAGATGGTGGTGGACGCTCTCGAAGAGGGTCTCGGCGGTGGCGAGGTCCCACACCCGGACCGTGCCGTCATTGCTGCCGGTGACGGCGGCGGGCCTGCCGTCCAGCGGCAGCACGCAGAGTGCCTCGATGGAGTCCTGGTGGCGGGTGTACGTCAGCAGCGGTTCACCGTCGGCGGCATCCCACACCCGGGCGGTGCGGTCGTATCCGGCGGTGACCGCGACGGTACGGCCGCCGACGGTGGCGGCGGTGGCGGCGGTGACGGCCGCGCTGTGGCCGCGCAGCGTACGGAGCAGGGCGCCGGTCGCCGGGTCCCAGACCAGCACGGTGCCGTCCGCACCGCCGGTGAGGACCGCCGGTCGGCCGTCCATTCCGCCCAGGGGGAGGACGGCGACGGACTCCACGCCCGCCGCGTGCCCGGTGAAGGTGCTGACCACCTGGCCGGTGGAGAGGTCCCACACCCGGGCCGTGCGGTCCCGGCCGGTGGTGACGGCGGTCGGCCGCCCGTCCAGGACGAGCGCCGCCACACCGGTCAGCGGCAGCTCGTGCCCGACCAGGGTGGCCAGCAGCGACGACGACGTCTGGCCGCTGGTGGCCCACCGGGGGGCCCAGGAGGCCGATGGCCGGACGAGGCCCGGAAGCAGGTCGTCGGCCCGCAGCCGGGCGGCGTCCAGTCCCAGGATCTGCCGGCGCTGCTCCGGCTCCAGCGCATGGTGGACGCCGTACGAGGCGCGGTAGACGGCGGCGGCCAGCAGAGCCGGTCGGCCGACCGCCGCCGGCAGCACCGCGAGGATCGACGCCGGGTGGCCGTGCACCAGGAACTCGCCGTCCAGCAGCAGGTCGTCGATGGCATCGGCGTGTGCCGCGTGGGCGGCGATGTGATGCAGCAGATAGGGGTCGGCGGCGTGCCATGCCCGGCCGTGCGGCGCCGGGGGTACGGCCCGGAGCAGCCGCTGGTACACGGCCTGCCCATGGGCGGTGCCGGGCACCCGGCTCATCCCGGGCCTCCCGCTGGTTCCGCTGGTTCCGATGGTTCCGCTGGGCCGCCGCCGGTGCCCAACGGGTCCAGCCGCAGTTGCTCCGCCAGGCTCTCGTGGAAGAGCCGGTAGAGCGTGGTGCCGTCCACCTCCACGTCCCGGCGCAGATAGAAGCGGGCCCCGTCCAGGGCGTGGCGGACCTCGCCGGTCGGCAGCGGCCCGTCGTCCGGGTGGCCGGGGGTGAAGGCCGCCGCGACATGCCGCACCACGCGTTCGGGCATGCCCAGGCCCTGCGCGTGGGCGAGGGCCGCCAGGACGGACCGTAAGAGGGGCCCCTCGCCGGACCGGGCCAGGTCCATCTCCAGCAGGCTGGGCAGGTCCCTCGGGACGGCGTGGCCGAGCCGCTCGGCGGCGCCCGGATCGGGCTCGGCGGGACGCTCCAGCACCTGCCGTACATAGAGTCCGGCCACCAGGAACTCCCCCCAGTCCAGCGGGCCCGCCCCGGTGGGAGGGGGATCGGGGTCGCCGACGCCGGTGAGCCGGGCCGCGATGCCATGGGCCAGCCGCCGCGCGGACTCCACCATGCCCACCCGGCCGTAGGGGGTGTCCACGGCGAGCAGATCGACGATGTAGGCGTGCAGCGCCTCGTACACCTCCTCCGGGGTGGCCCGGTCCAGGTGTGTCAGCGCCCCCTCCGCGTCGGCCGAGGCCAGCAGCGGCGCGGACGCCGGGTCCTCCCGCGTCCCGACCAGCAGCCGCAGCCCCGCCCCGGCGTCCTGGGCGACGGTACGGGCCAGCGGCAGCAGCAGGGCCCGGGTGACGTCCTGGGGGCGCTCGGCCTCGTCCAGCGCGTCGATCACCACGCTGTACGGACGGCCCGGACGGCTGCCCGCCAGCCGCAGCAGGCTCTCGGCACCCCAGCCGCCCTCGGGCCGGTCGCCGTCGCGTCCGCCCAGCTGCCGCGCCACCGAGTCGGCGATCTCCGCCAGGGTGCGGCGGCGCGCATGGACGACCGCCAGCCGGTCGTTCTCGGCGGGCCGGTGCGCCAACCCGGTCCAGAGCTGCCGCGAGGACCCCCGCAGCAGGGGGTGCGCCGCGCACACCAGGACGCCCAGCAGCGCCGACTTCCCGGCCCCGGGCTTGCCGGTGACGACGCGCAGCGCCTTGCCGTGCCCGTCGAACCAGCCGGTGAGCGTGCGCAGCTCCCGTCGGCGCCCGTGGAAGTACCCATGGCCGACGCCCCGCCCCAGCGGTTCGGCCCCCGAGCCATGGCTGAGGAAGTGCCAGGCGTCGAAGGCGCCGTCCAGCGACTCCAGCGCGGGCAGCAGCTCCTCGCCGCCCGCCCCCGCCGGGGCGGTGCGGTCCCGTCGGCCGGGCCGGTGGCGGGGGTTGGGGAAGAACGGCAGATGGTCCAGGCGCGCGGTGAAGGGGATCCGGCTGACGTCGATCTCCTGCACATAGCCCTCGACGGCACTGAGCTCCGCGACCTCCCGGTCGATCTCCCGGGCCACGGTCTCCAGCGGCAGGTACGGCAGCGAGTCGTCCACCCGCAGCTCGTCGTCGCGGTAGCGGCGCAGCACGGTCGCGGTGGCGCGGCTCAGCCGGCAGTCGAACGCCTTGCTGTCCCGGGCGGTCGCCGCGATCACCCAGAGGCGGCGCCGCTCGGGCCGCATGCTCTGGTGCCACGGCAGTGAGGCGGCGGCCCCGGAGTGGCAGAGGTCCAGGATCAGCAGGGTGAGCGGCCGGTCCTCCTCGGGGTGGTCCTCGACCCGGCTGATCCAGGAGTCGACCGACTCCTCCACCCGCCTGCCGTCGCGCCCGATGACATAGAGGTGCCCGCTGCCCCTGCGGGCCAGGTCGCCATGGCCGACCACATGGACCACCAGCACGCCCCGCGCCTCGCCCAGCGCCTCGGTCACCTGCTCGGTGAGCCGGTCGGCGTGGTCGGCGTCATCGGCGGGCCGGGGCCGCTCGCGGTAGCCGAAACCGTCCAGCGCCGCCACGATCGAGGCGGCGTGCTGGGGTGCCTCCAGCAGCGGTGCCAGGGCGTCCAGGGCCGGCGGGCCCTCCTCCGGCCCTCCCGACCCACCTGACTGCGGCACCCCGATGGCCACGACGGAGCGCGCGGCAACCCCCGCCATCCCCCTGCCCCCTCAGGCTTGCCGGAATGGAAACGCTCAGGAGGATACTGATCCGGCCATGGCGGCGGTGGCACTTCGGGAGACCCGGGGCGGACCAACCCCGGTCAGCACTCGATGACGTTGACCGCCAGGCCGCCGCGCGAGGTCTCCTTGTACTTGACCTTCATGTCGGCGCCGGTCTCCTTCATGGTCTTGATGGCCTTGTCGAGGGAGACATGGTGGCGGCCGTCGCCGCGCAGCGCCATCCGGGCGGCGGTGACGGCCTTGACGGAGGCCATGCCGTTCCGCTCGATGCAGGGGATCTGGACCAGGCCGCCGACCGGGTCGCAGGTCAGGCCGAGGTTGTGCTCGATGCCGATCTCGGCGGCGTTCTCCACCTGCTCGGGGGTGCCGCCCAGCACCTCGGCCAGACCGCCGGCCGCCATCGAGCAGGCGGAGCCGACCTCGCCCTGGCAGCCGACCTCGGCGCCGGAGATGGAGGCGTTCTCCTTGAAGAGCATGCCGATCGCGCCGGCGGCGAGCATAAAGCGGACGATGCCGTCCTCGTCGGCGCCCGGGATGAAGGTGAGGTAGTAGTGCAGCACGGCCGGGATGATCCCGGCGGCGCCGTTGGTGGGGGCGGTGACCACCCGGCCGCCGGCCGCGTTCTCCTCGTTGACGGCCATCGCGTAGAGGGTGACCCACTCCATGGCGTTGGCCGGGCCGATGCCCTCGGTGCGCAGCGCCCGGGCGGCGGTGGCGGCCCGGCGGCGGACCTTGAGGCCGCCCGGCAGGATGCCCTCGCGGGTCATCCCGGCGTCGACGCACTCCCGCATCACCCGCCAGATCTCCAGCAGCCCGGCTCGGATCTCCGCCTCGCTGCGCCAGGCCCGCTCGTTCTCCAGCATCAGCGCGGAGATGGAGAGCCCGGTGGTGCGGGTGAGGTGCAGCAGTTCCTCGCCGGTGCGGAAGGGGTGGCGCAGCACGGTGTCGTCGGGCTTGACCCGGTCGGCGCCGATGGCGTCCTCGTCGACGACGAAGCCGCCGCCGACCGAGTAGTAGGTCTTCTCCAGCAGCGGCACCCCGGCGGCGTCGTAGGCGCAGAGGGTCATGCCGTTGGCGTGGTAGGGCAGCGAGCGGCGGCGGTGCAGGATCAGCTGGGTGTCCGGGTCGAAGGCGATCTCCTGGGCGCCGAGCAGGCTGAGCCGGCCGGTCGCCTTGATCCGCTCCACATCCAGGTCGGCCTGGGCGATGTCGACGGTGCGCGGGGAGTTGCCCTCCAGGCCGAGCAGCACGGCCTTGGGGGTGCCGTGGCCGTGGCCGGTGGCGCCGAGGGAGCCGAAGAGTTCGGCGCGGACGGAGTCGGTCTGGGCCAGCAGCCCTTCGGATTTCAGCCGCCGGGCGAACATCCGGGCGGCGCGCATCGGGCCGACCGTATGCGAGGAGGACGGGCCGATGCCGATGGAGAAGAGGTCGAAGACGCTGATGGCCACGGGTG is part of the Peterkaempfera bronchialis genome and encodes:
- a CDS encoding cellulase family glycosylhydrolase, which gives rise to MAALFALFVPMFAVAQPAHAATGFHVSNGRLLEGNGNDYIMRGVSHAHTWYPDKLSSLADIKKLGANTVRVVLATGDLWTKNSATDVANVVAQCKANRLICVLEAHDTTGYGEQSGAITLSKAADYWISIQSALTGQENYIIINIGNEPYGNNNTSGWTADTTAAIKKMRNAGFHHTLMVDAPNWGQDWSGTMRDNAKTVFAADADANTVFSIHMYGVYTNASLVSNYLNSFVSAKLPIVVGEFGNMHSDGDPDEDSIMSYAQSLKLGYLGWSWSGNGGGVEYLDMVTNFNASQLTSWGQRIFNGANGIKSTAKEATVYSGGGTTGGTTSGTTSGTTSGTTAGTTNGGTTAGTTTGGTTSGTTAGTTTGGTTAGTTTGGSTTGGNGNNAGCTATYSPNSWNDGFTADVTVKAGNTAIKSWKVTWTFSGNQKVTSSWNANVTQSGTSVTATNMSYNGSVAANGTTSFGFQGTYSGTNSTPTLTCTAS
- a CDS encoding WXG100 family type VII secretion target, yielding MDQQLHVDLECLQECWDELAKVAGRLDPLMDDLHRGFRQVGEEWSGAASERFAQYFQEWYSSSDLLLRSLQHLRSVLGTAHFNYSAARDANLRMWCAE
- a CDS encoding WXG100 family type VII secretion target — translated: MSRLAPVRVDPEVLYRAATRIAAGQADIHDGCCLLTGRLQPTAGMAAGQHAACFAEAYDQAVAAVLNALRSVVDALGLMSHCLTATANNLVLADHSSHATTPHAHPDTRSLHDTVAAPRYRMPLTAGGPGLPRIPALEDAAYAWRKLTEALTEAGGMMNVSLWPLYGDAHGPELDAVHHHWSTLWRGPDHERSLLSAAAVACGRLGSACLDVAAAMAEDLGDPGSSAVSAAALPAAGLLRDLPSLLRRAVDRVPQLRVHQAETRPCPRVPETGPLPAAAWSPPRRRAPVSAVGLDRQQVARLTGGRVSGGVPAHVDVIGADGEFVLVADSPRVLGAKELEAALHGLREAAGRWEVPALAYFPHGTGPDTLALARAVLGERGVRLFG
- a CDS encoding serine peptidase, which encodes MTDPRSAPLPVVAVHGVGCHDPRRTPAEVCAAYSADWARDLAAGLGTDPDRFDVAMAYYAPHLTRRQAAQGDDGDDGDDGDDGDDDWQDPLEARLYADWLAELGAPAAVAQGALTLPLRHTAGWVAEKFSLNGRLTRLFVRVFFREVAAYLRTPDGPARTNAREEVASRIRDHRPTVVVAHSLGTVVTYEALHAHPELKVELLVTLGSPLALPGAVFERLLPGPLADRGTRPPNVARWVNIADPGDPVAIPPLLARAFDGIALDLTDTIHSGFGFHYARNYLRCPGVAATLAPHLGQ
- a CDS encoding WD40 repeat domain-containing protein yields the protein MSRVPGTAHGQAVYQRLLRAVPPAPHGRAWHAADPYLLHHIAAHAAHADAIDDLLLDGEFLVHGHPASILAVLPAAVGRPALLAAAVYRASYGVHHALEPEQRRQILGLDAARLRADDLLPGLVRPSASWAPRWATSGQTSSSLLATLVGHELPLTGVAALVLDGRPTAVTTGRDRTARVWDLSTGQVVSTFTGHAAGVESVAVLPLGGMDGRPAVLTGGADGTVLVWDPATGALLRTLRGHSAAVTAATAATVGGRTVAVTAGYDRTARVWDAADGEPLLTYTRHQDSIEALCVLPLDGRPAAVTGSNDGTVRVWDLATAETLFESVHHHLHAVQAAAVVHRDGRPLVVTVGYDGSASLWDPPAGRLTRLPTGAGQRFTDVAALPALDSVDGGPAALTTGDDGTAAVRGLTTGQTRQLLAGHTAGISAVAVVDLEGRPTAVTASRDGTARIWSLRTDAAVSDRGGHHGRVASVAAFSLGGAPAAVTVSDDHTGRVWDLTTGHCLHTLTGHRDRVTQVAVLDPPGSTPLAVTAGHDATARVWDLTTGTLLRTLHGHTLGVRDAAVLLLGGVPAAVTVGNDGTGRVWDLTTGHCLHTLTGHRDRVTQVAVLDPPGSTPLAVTAGHDATARVWDLTTGTLLRTLHGHSAAVTAVAALTVDGRPTAVTAGNQRVASVWDLTDGTLLRTLHGHSAAVTAVTTLTVNGRPTAVTAGSDRTARVWDLATGEQLHLLHGHSAAVTAVAALTVDGCPTAVTTGSDRTARAWDLATGAPLGTLVLPDDLTCVAVAADGTTVAGMGHEVIALTPPRTQGDPA
- a CDS encoding L-serine ammonia-lyase, which gives rise to MAISVFDLFSIGIGPSSSHTVGPMRAARMFARRLKSEGLLAQTDSVRAELFGSLGATGHGHGTPKAVLLGLEGNSPRTVDIAQADLDVERIKATGRLSLLGAQEIAFDPDTQLILHRRRSLPYHANGMTLCAYDAAGVPLLEKTYYSVGGGFVVDEDAIGADRVKPDDTVLRHPFRTGEELLHLTRTTGLSISALMLENERAWRSEAEIRAGLLEIWRVMRECVDAGMTREGILPGGLKVRRRAATAARALRTEGIGPANAMEWVTLYAMAVNEENAAGGRVVTAPTNGAAGIIPAVLHYYLTFIPGADEDGIVRFMLAAGAIGMLFKENASISGAEVGCQGEVGSACSMAAGGLAEVLGGTPEQVENAAEIGIEHNLGLTCDPVGGLVQIPCIERNGMASVKAVTAARMALRGDGRHHVSLDKAIKTMKETGADMKVKYKETSRGGLAVNVIEC